In Paenibacillus sonchi, a single genomic region encodes these proteins:
- a CDS encoding SGNH/GDSL hydrolase family protein translates to MDSIRYNYNHYLQDMKEELGKQWPDNRTLNIVCHGHSVPSGYFATPVVDSFNAYPHLLHKQVKAHYPYAVLNVIVTGIGGETSLSGRTRITGDVLGHRPDVVTIDYGLNDRGIGLSAAQESWKEMIELLLDREIKVILLTPTWDRSYGTGDESWLSLQQHTEQIRHLAQEYKVGLCDSFAAYQSYVDAGGILEDLLSYVNHPNARGHALVAGELAKFLL, encoded by the coding sequence GTGGACAGTATCAGATACAACTACAACCATTATTTGCAGGATATGAAGGAAGAACTGGGCAAGCAATGGCCCGATAACCGCACACTGAATATCGTTTGCCACGGGCACAGCGTTCCGTCGGGATATTTTGCCACCCCCGTTGTTGATAGCTTTAACGCTTACCCCCATTTGCTGCACAAGCAGGTCAAAGCGCATTATCCGTATGCTGTGCTGAATGTGATTGTTACCGGCATTGGCGGAGAAACCTCACTGTCGGGACGGACTAGAATCACCGGGGATGTACTCGGCCATCGTCCGGATGTAGTGACCATTGATTACGGGTTGAATGACCGGGGAATCGGACTGTCCGCTGCTCAGGAGTCCTGGAAGGAAATGATTGAGCTCCTGCTGGACAGGGAAATCAAGGTAATCCTGTTGACACCAACCTGGGATCGGTCGTATGGTACAGGGGATGAGAGCTGGTTGTCCCTGCAGCAGCATACGGAGCAAATCCGGCACCTGGCGCAGGAATACAAGGTAGGGTTATGCGACAGTTTTGCAGCTTATCAGTCGTATGTGGACGCCGGAGGCATACTTGAGGATCTGTTGTCCTATGTGAATCATCCGAATGCACGGGGGCATGCGCTGGTTGCCGGGGAGCTGGCGAAATTTCTGCTGTAG
- a CDS encoding helix-turn-helix domain-containing protein, which yields MQFKNTIQAKLDVYLKREGITINQFAGISGVNSGTLSSIINGNRPVAVKQLDRITAGMGLPEGEWYELYIDEYVVNSTPDWRRLGPFLQRCAELDKLECIRQVVRTIMDNISYAQAVFEMGEEWFAQGKRRAAALLYEGVAESEKYQHSERLALCQYRLFKIALGQDQEANLRAAVHFEYFVERLDEADQLNALKDLANIYASLHRWDTVDFLAEKMGHKASIQYHNKYHKVSRRAAHKETARPLCFYILYSYLLRSAVCAEHGDYGQALHYVSRYSDFSWVQERTEEARQIMEQFREWAEANTYLYRLMSGETAVLAGYVDFISTRENEIIPGLTKIMQAANRFGLNVDSIIERFEPHAGLKEQRTLMGKRNVQVTEDQYAVLLYELSVYYLKTQRVHRGLAYLLQNLDLSVRMNSDSAIVGCVALFEQYRHLSSAEDRERYKLLIGEVQKTDEKKSGSAAGNR from the coding sequence TTGCAATTCAAAAATACAATACAAGCAAAACTTGACGTTTACTTGAAGAGAGAAGGCATCACCATCAATCAATTTGCCGGAATATCGGGTGTGAACTCCGGTACGCTCAGCAGCATTATTAATGGGAACCGTCCCGTTGCCGTGAAGCAATTGGACCGGATTACAGCGGGAATGGGACTTCCCGAAGGTGAATGGTATGAATTATATATAGATGAATATGTGGTCAACTCCACCCCTGACTGGCGGCGGCTGGGACCCTTTCTGCAGCGCTGTGCGGAGCTGGACAAGCTGGAATGCATCCGGCAGGTAGTGCGGACCATTATGGATAATATATCCTATGCCCAGGCGGTATTTGAAATGGGGGAGGAATGGTTCGCGCAAGGCAAACGCCGGGCTGCTGCGCTGCTGTACGAAGGCGTGGCGGAAAGTGAGAAGTATCAGCATTCAGAGCGGCTGGCCTTATGCCAATACCGCTTGTTCAAGATTGCGCTGGGACAAGACCAGGAAGCCAATCTGCGCGCGGCGGTGCATTTTGAATATTTTGTGGAACGTCTGGATGAGGCGGACCAGTTGAATGCACTGAAGGACTTGGCGAATATTTACGCTTCCTTGCACCGCTGGGATACAGTTGATTTTTTGGCGGAAAAAATGGGACACAAAGCGTCCATCCAGTACCACAATAAATATCATAAAGTCAGCCGCCGTGCAGCACATAAGGAAACCGCCAGACCTCTTTGCTTCTATATTCTGTATTCGTATCTGCTGCGATCGGCTGTTTGTGCTGAACACGGGGATTACGGACAGGCCCTCCACTATGTCTCGCGTTATTCCGATTTCAGCTGGGTCCAGGAGAGAACGGAGGAGGCCCGGCAGATCATGGAGCAGTTCAGGGAATGGGCTGAAGCCAATACATATCTGTACCGCCTGATGTCAGGAGAGACGGCTGTGCTTGCCGGCTATGTCGATTTTATCAGCACCAGAGAGAACGAGATCATTCCGGGCCTGACCAAAATCATGCAAGCGGCCAACCGCTTTGGCTTGAACGTGGATTCTATTATTGAGCGCTTCGAACCCCACGCGGGCTTGAAAGAGCAACGGACCCTGATGGGGAAACGAAATGTGCAGGTCACCGAAGATCAATATGCGGTTCTATTATATGAGCTGTCTGTATATTATTTAAAAACTCAAAGAGTTCACAGGGGGCTCGCTTATTTGCTTCAAAATCTGGACCTTTCTGTTAGAATGAACAGTGACAGCGCTATTGTTGGGTGTGTAGCATTATTTGAGCAGTACAGACATCTCAGCTCCGCCGAAGACCGGGAACGATATAAACTTCTAATTGGTGAGGTGCAGAAGACTGATGAAAAGAAAAGTGGCTCTGCTGCTGGCAATAGGTAG
- a CDS encoding GNAT family N-acetyltransferase, with translation MKIVFATDSDYEYIRKRDHHISESLILSKIKENEIYILRSQDESNIGWMRYGYFWDNTPFMNMIWVDEQYRDKGAGKQVVFFWEEQMKQKGFNLIMTSTQSDEGAQHFYRKLGYKDAGCLILDTQPLEILLAKNLG, from the coding sequence TTGAAGATTGTCTTTGCAACAGACTCAGACTATGAATACATACGAAAACGTGACCATCATATTTCTGAGAGCTTAATACTGTCAAAAATAAAAGAAAATGAGATATACATTCTGCGCAGTCAGGATGAAAGCAATATCGGATGGATGAGGTATGGATACTTTTGGGACAACACCCCTTTCATGAACATGATTTGGGTCGATGAACAATATCGAGACAAGGGAGCAGGAAAGCAAGTTGTCTTCTTCTGGGAAGAACAAATGAAACAAAAGGGCTTCAATCTGATTATGACGTCCACTCAGTCAGATGAAGGAGCCCAACATTTTTATAGAAAACTAGGCTACAAAGATGCAGGATGTTTAATACTTGATACACAACCATTGGAAATACTCCTCGCAAAAAACTTAGGCTAA
- a CDS encoding VOC family protein, whose protein sequence is MENGRILGIAYNVIPVKNVKKSGEWFVSHFGFNIRNDRGNYISLFRDNRPIIDLIESDNDTRAVFEVNGRSRWVVTFFTDDIESLHMRLTTEGVTVRQISNEGIYGKFFVFEDLDGNLFDVWEHKDCELIF, encoded by the coding sequence GTGGAAAATGGGAGAATCTTAGGAATCGCATATAATGTAATTCCGGTTAAAAATGTAAAAAAATCTGGAGAATGGTTTGTCAGTCACTTTGGTTTTAACATTAGAAACGATAGAGGGAATTATATAAGTTTATTCAGGGATAACCGTCCAATCATTGATTTAATTGAATCTGATAATGACACAAGGGCGGTTTTTGAAGTAAACGGACGGTCAAGGTGGGTTGTAACATTTTTTACAGATGATATTGAATCATTACACATGAGACTAACAACAGAGGGCGTTACTGTTAGACAAATCAGCAATGAAGGTATTTACGGAAAGTTTTTCGTTTTTGAGGACCTGGATGGAAACTTATTTGATGTATGGGAGCATAAAGATTGTGAGTTAATCTTTTAA
- a CDS encoding erythromycin esterase family protein: protein MKKKMGIAIAASIITLTSFTGGTYASSKAEVSVTAPYNTNQIAEQIKWLEEHAKPLKTTDPTASLQDLSPLKNMIGAATIVGLGEATHGAHEVFTMKHRIVNYLVHEMGFKALVLEEGWDRALGLDRYVLTGKGDPSQYLSPTFNTKEIIDLLQWIRQYNADPKHKSKIRVIGMDIQNVNESVYNNILAYVKKYDPKLATRFEQKMKGLIPVTKDMDTFSGLKKEKKEQYVSDAKQISTILEQNKNKLNGKSQEFAWIKQNARIIEQFTTMVASENPKDFYLKHDIAMYENAKWTEEHVGKTIVWGHNGHVSKTNMLPFVYPKVAGQHLAEHYGKRYVSIGTSVYEGRYNVYNSNQEFGPYGTLKLNDPSSFNYSFGQVNYDQFFVDLRKASGMTKTWLNEQHPVFAGITTVGPDIPTTIDLSLGKTFDIIVQIQKVNPSQLNR from the coding sequence ATGAAAAAAAAGATGGGTATCGCAATTGCTGCTTCTATTATCACTCTCACTAGTTTTACAGGAGGTACTTATGCATCTTCGAAAGCAGAAGTTTCTGTTACAGCCCCCTACAACACAAATCAGATAGCCGAACAGATAAAATGGTTAGAAGAGCATGCAAAGCCATTGAAGACAACGGATCCAACAGCATCTCTTCAGGATTTAAGTCCGCTTAAGAATATGATAGGAGCAGCTACAATTGTTGGTTTAGGTGAAGCGACGCATGGAGCTCATGAAGTTTTTACAATGAAACACCGCATTGTTAATTATTTGGTACATGAAATGGGCTTTAAGGCCTTAGTGTTAGAAGAGGGATGGGACAGAGCATTGGGACTCGACCGCTATGTTCTTACGGGTAAAGGGGACCCAAGCCAATATCTATCGCCTACATTTAACACGAAAGAAATCATAGATCTGCTTCAATGGATTCGCCAATATAATGCTGATCCAAAGCATAAATCCAAAATACGGGTCATCGGGATGGATATCCAAAACGTAAACGAGAGTGTTTATAACAATATCCTAGCGTATGTAAAAAAATACGATCCAAAACTTGCCACTCGTTTCGAACAAAAGATGAAAGGCCTTATTCCTGTAACAAAGGATATGGATACTTTTAGCGGCCTTAAGAAAGAAAAAAAGGAGCAATATGTTTCAGATGCGAAACAAATCAGCACTATATTAGAACAAAATAAAAATAAGCTGAATGGAAAATCCCAAGAGTTCGCATGGATCAAACAAAATGCCCGTATTATCGAGCAATTTACGACAATGGTGGCTTCTGAGAACCCGAAAGACTTTTATTTGAAACATGATATAGCCATGTATGAAAATGCGAAGTGGACAGAAGAACATGTAGGAAAAACAATCGTGTGGGGCCATAATGGACACGTTTCGAAAACAAATATGCTCCCTTTCGTATACCCTAAAGTAGCTGGGCAGCATTTAGCGGAACATTATGGAAAACGGTATGTATCCATTGGAACATCTGTCTATGAGGGACGTTACAATGTTTATAACAGTAACCAAGAATTTGGGCCTTATGGAACATTAAAATTAAATGACCCGAGTAGTTTTAACTATTCGTTTGGACAAGTCAATTACGACCAGTTTTTTGTTGATTTACGTAAGGCAAGCGGAATGACAAAAACGTGGCTAAACGAGCAGCATCCCGTTTTCGCTGGAATAACTACCGTAGGTCCAGATATCCCGACAACTATTGATTTATCATTAGGTAAAACATTTGACATCATTGTTCAAATTCAGAAAGTGAATCCGTCTCAACTGAACCGATAA
- a CDS encoding DUF3888 domain-containing protein, translating to MIMIRVIIAVVLTVTLSLSSPLQSNAEASYRVQEDSEELRLQDMLLNFLTPYINDAVRDYYRRLLVEPPLVYPYFVNVVDSMSINGFRGFNLSITLDVTPVVGPHISVGEDRLTFQISVGPEVKLVNYTHLKSYGLPPHWQNILKKPVK from the coding sequence ATGATTATGATAAGAGTCATTATAGCTGTGGTTCTAACTGTGACATTGAGCCTGTCATCTCCCTTGCAATCAAACGCAGAAGCTAGTTATCGCGTTCAGGAGGACTCAGAGGAGCTGAGATTGCAGGATATGCTTTTGAATTTTTTAACTCCATATATTAATGATGCTGTCCGGGATTATTATCGACGTTTATTAGTGGAACCGCCGCTAGTATATCCATATTTCGTTAATGTGGTCGACTCAATGAGCATAAATGGGTTTCGTGGTTTCAACTTATCAATAACGCTCGATGTAACGCCTGTTGTCGGACCACATATTTCTGTCGGAGAAGACAGGTTAACGTTTCAAATCTCAGTGGGACCTGAGGTTAAACTGGTTAATTACACCCACTTAAAGAGTTATGGACTCCCTCCTCATTGGCAGAACATTTTAAAGAAGCCTGTGAAATAA
- a CDS encoding YhgE/Pip domain-containing protein — protein MAAVWRIYKKDWAGLFKAPVALLLIAALALLPSVYDWVNVAAVWDPYSNTSGIPIAVASVDQGAAVDGKSFNIGDEVLESLRSNKSLGWRFTDVKSAEHGVQRGDYYASIVIPAEFSQRMAGVLEGELVKPEVDYTVNEKINAIAPKITAKGASTITAQISERFTETLSSTVLTALSAIDREFQAELPVIRKVEQGLFQLEAGLPEIEQAGRLVLKLQQDWPQLADSAGRIAALTDKLPEVEQAGKAAELLDEHWGQISDAAGRLQELQGRLPDLARAAELLSGLDAGFSRVGEALDRASDRLEEAGKVVAAAARALPQTDRIAAAGPAFGQELQQYLAQNRAAFTAVPQVLQQNLHLLQQNADSAALLASQLAEGTAPPDAAAASRLQLAADRLTAGSGALQHTAALFAALNTLAPGTVPGSEFRALAGARASWAAGAAQAARLAAALRDGGGLDPAALAQLGGDSAKGAAALGGILARYSAEGQSALQGTLQQLTAVAGTAATALQQAPQRLAALSAVLDEAGTAIQYGQTGLAALRDKLPAAAGEVSAAAAGISGRLAAFTGFVTDVLPRIQNGLPAAGEHIHAAAEFARKDLPGAEEKFRRASAWITAGLPRADRGVNRAAELVRNDLPALEHAVRRAADTVRKVKREVNLEEIAQLLGGDIKGTSDFLASPVVLKEKALYPIPNYGSAMTPFYVVLSLWVGGTLLISLLRTGVDTGGIPYRRHQLYFGRLLTFLTVGIFQALIAVLGNMYLLKCYVADKQWFVLFAVLISIVFVTIVFTLVYVFGNLGKGIAIVFMVLQFSSSGGTFPISTTGRFFQILNPFMPFTYAISLLREAVGGILPEVAVRDALYLVLFGMLALVLALTLQKPLERFIRRAAEQAEASKLIS, from the coding sequence ATGGCGGCAGTGTGGCGGATTTATAAAAAAGATTGGGCGGGCCTGTTCAAAGCACCGGTGGCCCTATTGTTGATAGCAGCACTCGCATTGCTTCCCTCGGTCTACGATTGGGTGAATGTCGCTGCGGTATGGGACCCCTACAGCAATACATCCGGCATTCCAATCGCCGTGGCCAGTGTGGATCAGGGAGCTGCAGTCGATGGCAAAAGCTTCAACATCGGCGATGAGGTGCTGGAGAGCCTGCGGAGCAACAAATCGCTGGGCTGGCGGTTCACGGATGTTAAATCGGCGGAGCACGGGGTGCAGCGCGGGGATTATTATGCCAGCATCGTCATTCCGGCAGAATTCTCACAGCGGATGGCGGGGGTTCTCGAAGGGGAACTTGTGAAGCCGGAGGTGGATTATACCGTAAATGAAAAAATCAACGCGATTGCGCCCAAAATTACGGCGAAAGGGGCTTCTACGATTACCGCGCAGATCAGTGAGCGGTTCACGGAAACCCTCAGCAGCACGGTGCTGACGGCCCTCAGTGCCATCGACCGCGAATTCCAGGCCGAGCTGCCGGTTATCCGCAAGGTGGAGCAGGGGTTATTCCAGCTGGAGGCAGGCCTGCCGGAGATTGAACAGGCAGGGAGGCTGGTGCTCAAGCTGCAGCAGGACTGGCCGCAGCTTGCGGATTCGGCCGGAAGGATTGCCGCGCTTACGGATAAGCTGCCGGAAGTGGAGCAGGCGGGCAAGGCGGCCGAGCTGCTCGATGAGCACTGGGGGCAGATCAGCGATGCCGCGGGCAGGCTGCAGGAGCTGCAGGGCAGGCTCCCGGATCTGGCCCGCGCGGCGGAGCTGCTGTCCGGCCTGGATGCCGGCTTCAGCCGGGTCGGGGAGGCCCTGGACCGGGCCTCGGACAGACTGGAGGAGGCCGGGAAGGTTGTTGCTGCGGCTGCCCGGGCTCTGCCGCAGACCGACCGGATCGCGGCAGCGGGGCCTGCCTTCGGGCAGGAGCTGCAGCAGTATCTGGCGCAGAACCGCGCGGCTTTCACCGCGGTTCCGCAGGTGCTGCAGCAGAATCTCCATCTGCTGCAGCAGAATGCCGACAGCGCAGCGCTGCTGGCCAGCCAGCTCGCGGAAGGCACCGCGCCGCCGGACGCAGCGGCGGCTTCCCGGCTGCAGCTGGCCGCTGACCGGCTGACCGCCGGAAGCGGCGCGCTGCAGCACACGGCGGCTCTTTTCGCCGCCTTGAACACCCTCGCGCCCGGCACCGTGCCGGGCAGCGAGTTCCGCGCCCTGGCCGGGGCGCGGGCCTCCTGGGCCGCCGGCGCTGCGCAGGCGGCCCGCCTCGCCGCCGCGCTGCGGGACGGCGGCGGGCTGGACCCCGCTGCGCTGGCGCAGCTTGGCGGTGATTCCGCCAAGGGCGCAGCAGCGCTGGGCGGAATCCTCGCGCGCTACAGCGCGGAGGGGCAGTCTGCGCTGCAGGGCACGCTGCAGCAGCTGACAGCCGTGGCGGGGACCGCCGCCACGGCCTTGCAGCAGGCGCCGCAGCGGCTGGCGGCGCTGAGCGCGGTGCTGGATGAAGCGGGAACCGCCATCCAGTACGGGCAGACCGGCCTGGCCGCCTTGCGGGACAAGCTGCCCGCGGCAGCGGGCGAGGTCAGCGCGGCGGCAGCCGGCATAAGCGGCAGGCTGGCAGCGTTCACCGGCTTCGTGACGGATGTGCTGCCGCGCATTCAGAATGGGCTGCCTGCTGCCGGGGAACACATTCATGCGGCGGCTGAATTCGCCCGGAAGGACCTGCCGGGGGCGGAGGAGAAATTCCGCCGCGCGTCAGCGTGGATCACCGCCGGTCTTCCCCGGGCAGACCGGGGGGTGAACCGGGCGGCCGAGCTGGTGCGGAATGATCTTCCCGCCCTGGAGCATGCTGTCCGCCGCGCCGCCGATACGGTCCGCAAGGTCAAGCGGGAGGTCAACCTGGAGGAAATCGCCCAATTGCTGGGCGGGGATATCAAGGGCACCAGCGATTTTCTGGCCAGCCCTGTGGTTCTGAAGGAAAAGGCGCTGTATCCCATCCCCAATTACGGATCGGCGATGACACCGTTTTACGTAGTGCTCTCCTTGTGGGTAGGCGGCACCCTGCTGATTTCCCTGCTGCGGACCGGTGTGGATACCGGTGGTATCCCATACCGGCGGCACCAGCTGTATTTTGGGCGCCTGCTGACTTTTCTGACCGTAGGCATTTTTCAGGCTCTGATAGCGGTATTGGGCAATATGTATTTGCTGAAATGCTATGTTGCCGACAAGCAGTGGTTCGTGCTGTTTGCCGTCCTGATCAGCATCGTTTTTGTGACGATCGTATTTACACTGGTCTACGTCTTCGGCAATCTCGGCAAAGGTATAGCCATCGTGTTCATGGTGCTCCAGTTCTCCAGTTCGGGCGGGACTTTTCCGATCAGCACCACCGGGCGCTTTTTTCAAATCCTGAACCCGTTTATGCCCTTTACCTATGCCATCAGCCTGCTGAGAGAAGCCGTTGGCGGCATACTGCCGGAGGTAGCTGTCCGTGACGCTCTGTATCTGGTTCTGTTCGGTATGCTTGCCCTGGTGCTGGCGCTTACCCTCCAGAAGCCGCTGGAACGGTTCATCCGGCGTGCGGCAGAACAGGCAGAGGCGTCCAAGCTGATCTCCTAA
- a CDS encoding alpha-N-arabinofuranosidase, translating into MYGHFAEHLGRCIYEGIWVGEDSPIPNTDGIRNDVIAALRKLDIPVLRWPGGCFADEYHWKDGIGLPETRKRMINTHWGGVVENNHFGTHEFFRLCELLECEPYICGNVGSGTVQEMSEWVEYMTFDGESPMAGLRAENGREQPWALKYFGVGNENWGCGGNMRPEYYADLYRRYQTYARNYGDNKLYKIAGGANVDDYNWTEVLMREAGQYMDGLSLHSYTIPGSWEEKRFALGFDNGEWFETMKKSLHMDELITRHSNIMDKYDPEQRVGLIIDEWGTWFLSEPGTNPGFLYQQNTLRDALVAGIHLNIFQNHSKRVQMANIAQMVNVLQALILTEGDKLLLTPTYHVFDMYKVHQDNELLEVVMESPVYSMGGESIPQLSVSASRDEAGRVYISLCNLSHEDSAGLRIELAGTSAGTVAGQILTHSDLNAHNTFEAPATVAPAIFEGASLKDGVLDCQLPPASVVVLTLE; encoded by the coding sequence ATTTACGGGCACTTTGCAGAGCATCTGGGCAGATGTATTTACGAGGGCATTTGGGTAGGCGAGGATTCGCCTATTCCCAATACGGACGGTATCCGTAACGACGTGATTGCTGCGCTGCGCAAGCTCGATATTCCCGTGCTGCGCTGGCCGGGCGGCTGCTTCGCCGATGAGTATCACTGGAAGGACGGTATCGGCCTTCCAGAAACCCGCAAGCGGATGATCAACACCCACTGGGGCGGGGTCGTCGAGAACAACCATTTTGGCACGCATGAGTTTTTCCGGCTCTGCGAGCTGCTGGAATGCGAGCCGTACATCTGCGGCAATGTAGGCAGCGGTACCGTGCAGGAGATGTCCGAATGGGTGGAATATATGACCTTTGACGGTGAATCCCCGATGGCGGGACTGCGGGCTGAGAATGGGCGCGAGCAGCCTTGGGCGCTGAAGTATTTTGGCGTCGGGAATGAGAACTGGGGCTGCGGAGGCAACATGCGTCCGGAATATTATGCGGACCTGTACCGCCGCTACCAGACCTATGCGCGCAATTACGGGGATAACAAGCTCTACAAAATTGCCGGAGGCGCCAATGTGGACGATTATAACTGGACGGAAGTGCTGATGCGGGAAGCCGGACAGTACATGGATGGTCTCAGTCTGCATTCCTATACGATTCCCGGCAGCTGGGAAGAAAAGCGTTTTGCACTTGGCTTCGACAACGGCGAATGGTTCGAGACCATGAAGAAATCCCTCCATATGGATGAGCTGATTACCCGCCATTCCAATATCATGGACAAGTATGATCCGGAGCAGCGGGTAGGATTGATTATAGATGAATGGGGAACCTGGTTCCTCAGTGAGCCGGGAACAAATCCGGGCTTCCTGTATCAGCAGAATACGCTGCGCGATGCATTGGTGGCAGGGATTCACCTGAATATTTTCCAGAATCACAGCAAGCGGGTACAAATGGCCAATATCGCGCAAATGGTTAACGTATTGCAGGCGCTTATCTTAACCGAAGGCGACAAGCTGCTGCTTACCCCTACTTACCATGTTTTTGACATGTATAAGGTGCATCAGGATAACGAGCTGCTTGAGGTGGTTATGGAGAGTCCGGTGTACAGCATGGGCGGGGAGTCCATTCCACAGCTTAGCGTATCTGCATCCCGGGATGAAGCCGGCAGGGTGTACATTTCCCTGTGCAATTTGAGCCATGAGGACAGCGCTGGACTCCGTATTGAACTTGCCGGAACTTCGGCTGGAACAGTGGCCGGGCAGATCCTGACCCATTCCGATCTGAATGCGCACAATACCTTCGAAGCCCCGGCAACCGTTGCTCCGGCTATTTTCGAAGGTGCTTCGCTGAAGGACGGGGTGCTGGACTGTCAGCTTCCTCCGGCATCCGTAGTTGTCCTGACCCTAGAATAA
- a CDS encoding family 43 glycosylhydrolase, giving the protein MSRKKEYSNPLVEQRADPWIYKHTDGYYYFTASVPEYDRIEVRRAATIEGLRDAEPVVAWRKYETGPLSANIWAPEIHYIHGKWYIYFAAARTTETKEGLFDHRMYALENESANPLEGRWVEKGQVKTAWESFALDATAFQHKGVLYYVWAQKDPDIPGNSNLYISEMENPWTLTGPQTMIAKPEHPWEIIGFSVNEGAAVLKRNGKIFMSFSASATDHNYCMGLLTADEDSDLLDAASWSKHPEPVFQTSEANGQFGPGHNSFTVNENGEDVLIYHARNYKEITGDPLYDPNRHTRAQVLEWNEDGTPNFGMPVKDGRE; this is encoded by the coding sequence ATGAGCAGGAAAAAAGAATACAGCAATCCGCTTGTGGAGCAGCGTGCGGACCCGTGGATCTATAAACATACGGATGGCTATTATTACTTCACAGCTTCGGTGCCCGAATATGACCGGATCGAAGTGCGCAGGGCTGCAACCATTGAAGGACTAAGAGACGCTGAACCTGTCGTCGCCTGGCGCAAATATGAGACGGGACCGCTCAGTGCCAATATCTGGGCGCCCGAAATCCATTATATTCACGGGAAATGGTACATTTACTTCGCGGCGGCCCGGACGACGGAGACGAAGGAGGGGCTGTTCGATCACCGCATGTATGCGCTGGAGAACGAATCGGCGAATCCGCTGGAGGGCCGCTGGGTGGAGAAAGGCCAGGTGAAGACGGCCTGGGAGTCATTTGCTCTCGACGCGACGGCCTTCCAGCACAAGGGAGTGCTCTATTATGTATGGGCGCAGAAGGACCCGGATATTCCGGGGAACTCCAACCTGTACATTTCAGAGATGGAGAACCCGTGGACCCTGACCGGCCCGCAGACGATGATCGCCAAGCCGGAGCATCCCTGGGAAATCATCGGCTTCAGCGTTAACGAAGGCGCAGCGGTGCTTAAGCGGAACGGCAAAATCTTCATGAGCTTCTCAGCCAGTGCGACCGACCATAATTACTGCATGGGACTGCTGACGGCAGATGAGGACAGCGATCTGCTGGATGCCGCTTCCTGGAGCAAGCACCCTGAGCCGGTATTCCAGACGAGTGAAGCGAACGGACAATTTGGTCCGGGGCACAATAGCTTCACAGTTAACGAAAACGGGGAAGATGTGCTGATCTACCATGCCCGCAATTACAAGGAAATTACCGGTGATCCGCTCTACGACCCGAACCGCCACACCCGCGCCCAGGTGCTGGAGTGGAATGAGGACGGTACGCCTAACTTCGGCATGCCGGTAAAGGACGGCAGGGAGTAA
- a CDS encoding SGNH/GDSL hydrolase family protein — MSTFSGKSKVFLFQGDSITDGNRGRDEDPNHILGHSYAYIIGGRLGNELAEQKPVFYNRGISGDRISDLYARWNEDAIYLKPDVLSILIGVNDLWRIMKGEPSGVTDRFERAYRHVLEETREVLPQTKLVLCEPFILKTGAPAEAWDEWSKHMTHYQQVVRALAEEFGALHVPLQAAFAAAASRADAAYWLWDGVHPTHAGHDLIANEWLSAAGKSGILNG; from the coding sequence ATGTCTACTTTTTCTGGCAAAAGCAAGGTTTTTCTATTTCAAGGAGATTCGATTACAGACGGCAACCGGGGCCGCGACGAGGACCCTAATCATATTCTGGGTCACAGCTATGCGTATATCATCGGCGGCAGGCTGGGCAATGAGCTGGCGGAGCAGAAGCCGGTATTCTATAACCGGGGCATAAGCGGGGACCGGATTTCAGATCTCTATGCCCGCTGGAATGAGGACGCAATCTATCTGAAGCCGGATGTGCTCAGTATTCTGATCGGGGTCAATGATCTCTGGAGAATAATGAAGGGCGAGCCCAGCGGGGTAACGGACCGTTTTGAGCGGGCCTACCGCCATGTGCTGGAGGAAACCCGCGAAGTGCTGCCGCAGACGAAGCTGGTGCTGTGCGAGCCGTTTATCCTGAAGACGGGAGCTCCGGCCGAAGCCTGGGACGAATGGTCGAAGCATATGACCCATTATCAGCAGGTGGTCCGTGCGTTGGCAGAAGAGTTTGGCGCGCTGCATGTTCCGCTGCAGGCCGCCTTCGCTGCGGCGGCGTCAAGAGCGGATGCCGCCTACTGGCTCTGGGACGGCGTCCATCCGACGCATGCCGGCCATGACCTGATTGCTAATGAATGGCTGAGTGCTGCCGGGAAGAGCGGAATTTTGAACGGTTAA